Proteins from a single region of Azospira inquinata:
- a CDS encoding hemagglutinin repeat-containing protein yields MAPLSSSTPLPSLAVTTSPVSPFKRWVLWLTLTAFVGQPLAAAAQVVAAGSTPGTRVGAAQNGVPVVQIATPNGAGVSHNQYQQFNVDQRGVVLNNSRTLTQTQQAGWIEGNANLNNGMARIILNEVTSNLPSSLKGYTEVAGQKAEVVIANPNGITCDGCGFINTSRGVLTTGTPVFGGSGSLDAFRVTGGNIAVQGNGLNGSNLDQLDLIARSVQVNANLWAQNLNVITGPNRVDYASLGVQLIPGQTGQPTVGIDVAALGGMYANKIRLVGTEAGVGVNVAGTLAAQAGDFSLTNAGKVTLSGTVIGNGQATVSAGEDLVHSGTLYGQQGVSLSSGGTLQNTGLVASQADVAVTAQSVDASGVFAAGMDTQGAVTGKGGLQVTAVDTLRAVGRNLAGGSLSFQGGALNLAGAQTQAGGDITWIATQGDIDHRQATTQGQGKLSLSAVAGQVKNDGGVLYAATDLTGNSLGLSNQGGQVVALNDLHWEAGSGSVTNQGGVIQANRNVTLSAGSVDNANTQGNGQGIQAGNKLSVTADQISNRQGNLQAGLETDLFSHGTLDNSQGKLSAGTTLSILDGQGVPSLTINNDNGTVVVGKSGSTGASLTVQAATLAGNGQILSWGDGSLNLSGDYLQSGKVQANGNLSLTVGGLLTNSGTIQAGQRLAVKAATLDNQGTGEISGNQVHVTATDTHTLTNRGLIDGGEVALDAVTLNNLGTGRIYGDHLSIGATTLTNSAENGSAPVIAARNRLDLGVTTLNNQEHATLLSAGDLVIGGALDSNRQATGQAGQINNASATIEALGNAVIGASQLNNTNQHFSTQTVVLSQTHITEYQLPGHSTRWLPGQAYVKQDNHESTHTLYTPEGSSSEGKFYEYNYTRTVSEDRVMTSDPGKILAGGGIQLTATSVLNDKSQIIAGGTLGGTIGALTNTAVDGQHVVRDSGDSTYFWYRHRGGGKKRAQGSKSSGYNPAPTITGVDLTPTLYEANTASAATSVQVSPISANPVLQASATDGSQVRTTTPNTWVPNSSLYTVNPSSNAHSYVETDPRFANYRTWVTSDYMLTRLGVNPDTAVKRLGDGFYEQKLVADQVRQLSGKSLLAGYSNTEQEYQALMASGVSYGDTWHLTPGVALTAEQMAQLTNDMVWLVEKTVTLADGSQVKALVPEVYLKAKDFTVTGNGALIAGNDVQLNVAGSLNNSGTIAASNTAILTADTLNNLKGRITGQNVLATAQLDINNLGGRIDAAKQLAVSAGRDLNVVSTTQNSQSSQGSRTNIDRVATLAVTGDGGSLTAVAGRTANFNGASVSNGTGTTTLVAGQDLNFGTVTERNQQSIVWNDKNYHKESQTAEVGTTLSTGGDIQLSAGRDVSARGAQVQSNQGKLTVVAARDISVSAANRSDSVDDFHQQKSKGFLSSKTETSRDQLNETLVAGSLLSANQVSLQSGRDLHVTGSNVVSSQGTTLLAGNDLTVDAATETRTEQHYYKKTSSGIFSSGASVTLGTQKLTTDSRDTATTAVGSTIGSVSGDVVMQAGGAYTQTGSGIQTPGGNVAIQGKTVTIQEARNTNDYRQDTKFEQSGLTLAVSNPVLGALQTASQLSHASDKTSDPRMKALALAGTALAARDAEKAVMAGQGVTVTGEDGTVKNDQIVTQQDGKGGVSSRDANAADKVGGIGISVSVGSSQSKSTTTQHSDTASASTIVAGGNISVKAVGGGKDSNVTVQGSALKAGGDIDLEAENAIRLLAAQNTNSTRSSSSSSSGSLGVGYNTSSGFSIQASANSSKGKSNGDDLTWTNTEIQAGQKLTLKSGGDTTLQGAVAQGGQVVAQVGGNLNIVSLQDTSTYDSHFNSNGFSISVPLGAGGLSGSVSASTRNVNSDYRSVTEQSGLKAGDSGFQVAVTGDTTLQGGAILSTQKAVEDGANQFSTGGTLSTQDLKNKADYQGDASGFNIGAGVNQKGTWTPAGSMAGVGSESGSASSTTQAAISGIAGNKNARTGDKETGIGKIFDAKKVEDSLDAQVQITQIFGQLAPKVIAEYAEVQASKYKTLAQNAELLGKSDEAEGYRSEAAKWGEGGLYRGMLHTAIGGLAGGVSGAVGAGTAAAAAPLLSNLQDRVATGLENQGISSEVAQALGQLMATGTATALGAIASKSDAGGAMAFDIDANNRQLHIQEENALKASAKKIVADRYAGKTLDSDQRKALEQYWYDQLEAEALAKVDKKGNEIRNQQLAGLVAAEASGDRVGINKYLSDAQYARNIVSGLSGAEILGKDGNPIVADGNILRAFESSRSQYEDPNLFRVQNSQVLQKEFGSLAAAKNASAQETAQKNFFELAGLKLRTDSLIQAYKTPSEGVEAVAPELYLIGSGRLLKIIYKGVNDSLYKVAVYRVFGGDARAEGFSWTTENPLVVQNYRDVAGLPSGGASGANNTANFLIEGRVKAVDVIKSRPALPLDGNRGGLPELIINPKNVKIIDFSVLKR; encoded by the coding sequence ATGGCACCCCTTTCCTCCTCCACTCCCCTTCCTTCCCTGGCGGTGACCACCTCTCCGGTTTCCCCCTTTAAGCGCTGGGTCCTTTGGCTGACGCTCACCGCCTTTGTGGGCCAGCCCCTGGCGGCGGCAGCCCAGGTGGTTGCCGCTGGATCGACTCCGGGAACCCGGGTGGGGGCCGCCCAGAACGGGGTGCCGGTGGTGCAGATCGCCACGCCCAACGGGGCCGGGGTATCCCACAACCAATACCAACAGTTCAATGTGGACCAGCGGGGGGTGGTGCTGAACAACAGCCGGACCCTGACCCAGACCCAGCAGGCCGGGTGGATTGAAGGCAATGCCAACCTGAACAACGGGATGGCCCGGATCATCCTCAACGAAGTCACCTCCAATCTGCCCTCCAGCCTGAAAGGGTATACGGAAGTGGCAGGGCAGAAGGCCGAGGTGGTGATTGCCAACCCCAACGGGATCACCTGTGACGGCTGCGGCTTCATCAATACCAGCCGGGGGGTACTGACCACCGGTACGCCGGTGTTTGGGGGGAGCGGCAGTCTGGACGCCTTCCGGGTAACCGGCGGCAACATTGCCGTGCAAGGGAACGGCCTGAACGGGAGCAACCTGGACCAACTGGACTTGATTGCCCGATCCGTCCAGGTCAACGCTAACCTTTGGGCCCAGAACCTGAATGTGATCACCGGGCCCAATCGGGTGGATTACGCTAGTTTGGGCGTACAGCTGATTCCGGGACAGACCGGCCAGCCCACCGTGGGGATCGACGTGGCTGCCCTGGGGGGGATGTACGCCAACAAGATCCGGCTGGTGGGAACAGAAGCCGGGGTGGGCGTTAATGTGGCAGGGACGCTGGCCGCTCAGGCCGGGGACTTCTCCCTGACCAACGCGGGGAAAGTGACCTTGTCCGGGACGGTGATCGGTAACGGCCAGGCCACTGTTTCCGCAGGGGAAGACCTGGTCCATTCCGGAACCTTGTATGGACAACAGGGCGTGTCCCTTTCCAGTGGGGGCACTCTGCAGAACACTGGCCTGGTCGCCAGTCAGGCCGATGTGGCGGTCACGGCCCAATCCGTGGATGCCAGCGGGGTATTTGCCGCCGGGATGGATACTCAAGGGGCGGTGACGGGCAAAGGCGGTCTTCAAGTCACCGCAGTGGATACCCTGCGGGCCGTTGGCCGGAATTTGGCCGGGGGCAGTCTGAGCTTCCAAGGGGGGGCTCTGAATCTGGCCGGGGCCCAAACCCAGGCCGGGGGCGACATTACCTGGATTGCCACCCAGGGGGATATTGATCACCGCCAGGCAACGACTCAAGGTCAGGGCAAGCTGAGCCTTTCCGCCGTGGCGGGCCAGGTCAAAAACGACGGTGGGGTGCTCTACGCCGCTACGGACCTCACCGGGAACTCCTTGGGCCTGAGTAACCAGGGGGGCCAAGTGGTGGCTTTGAATGACCTCCACTGGGAGGCGGGGTCTGGCAGCGTGACCAACCAAGGCGGGGTCATCCAGGCCAACCGGAATGTGACGCTGTCCGCCGGTAGCGTGGATAACGCCAACACCCAAGGGAACGGGCAGGGCATTCAGGCCGGGAATAAGCTGTCCGTTACGGCGGACCAAATCAGCAACCGCCAGGGCAACCTCCAAGCGGGCCTTGAAACCGATCTCTTCAGTCACGGGACCTTGGACAACAGCCAAGGGAAACTGTCTGCTGGCACGACCCTGTCGATCCTGGATGGCCAAGGGGTACCCAGTCTCACTATCAACAACGATAACGGCACGGTCGTGGTGGGAAAGAGCGGTAGTACCGGCGCCTCTTTGACTGTGCAAGCCGCTACTTTGGCGGGCAATGGGCAGATTCTGAGTTGGGGCGACGGTAGTTTGAATCTCTCCGGCGACTATTTGCAAAGCGGCAAGGTGCAGGCTAATGGAAATCTCTCCCTGACAGTGGGAGGACTCCTGACCAATTCAGGGACGATTCAAGCCGGCCAGAGGCTGGCGGTTAAGGCCGCTACCCTGGATAACCAGGGCACGGGAGAAATTTCCGGAAACCAGGTTCATGTGACCGCTACCGATACCCATACCTTGACGAACCGGGGGCTGATCGATGGGGGCGAGGTCGCCCTGGACGCGGTGACACTGAATAACCTGGGAACGGGCCGGATTTACGGAGACCATCTTTCCATTGGGGCCACCACGCTAACCAATAGCGCGGAAAACGGAAGTGCGCCGGTTATTGCCGCCCGGAATCGCTTGGACCTGGGGGTAACTACCCTAAACAACCAGGAACACGCCACTTTACTGAGCGCGGGTGACTTGGTAATCGGCGGGGCGTTGGATAGCAATCGGCAGGCCACCGGGCAAGCGGGGCAAATCAATAACGCCAGTGCAACTATAGAAGCCCTGGGGAATGCGGTGATTGGTGCATCCCAACTTAACAACACCAATCAGCATTTCTCGACCCAAACCGTGGTGCTTTCCCAAACCCACATTACGGAATACCAGCTTCCTGGTCATTCAACACGTTGGCTGCCCGGCCAAGCCTATGTGAAGCAGGACAACCACGAGAGTACCCATACTCTCTATACCCCAGAGGGCAGCAGCAGCGAGGGAAAATTCTACGAATATAACTACACACGGACGGTGTCGGAAGACCGTGTGATGACCTCCGACCCTGGAAAAATTCTGGCAGGGGGTGGAATACAACTTACTGCTACTTCCGTTTTGAATGACAAAAGTCAGATTATTGCGGGGGGGACTTTAGGTGGCACCATTGGGGCGCTGACTAATACCGCTGTAGATGGCCAGCATGTGGTGCGTGACTCCGGGGATTCTACCTATTTCTGGTATCGCCATCGTGGCGGGGGCAAAAAGAGAGCTCAGGGATCGAAGTCCAGCGGTTACAACCCCGCGCCTACCATAACTGGTGTTGATCTGACCCCGACGCTTTACGAAGCCAACACGGCATCCGCTGCCACTTCCGTTCAGGTCAGTCCCATTTCCGCCAATCCGGTGCTTCAGGCCAGTGCGACCGACGGTAGCCAGGTCCGGACCACCACGCCCAATACCTGGGTGCCGAATAGCAGCCTTTATACCGTCAATCCCAGTTCCAACGCCCACAGCTATGTGGAAACCGATCCTCGGTTCGCGAATTACCGGACCTGGGTTACCTCCGATTACATGCTGACTCGTCTGGGGGTGAATCCGGATACGGCGGTGAAGCGGCTGGGGGATGGTTTTTACGAACAAAAACTGGTCGCTGATCAGGTTCGTCAGTTGAGCGGCAAAAGTCTGCTGGCGGGGTATAGCAACACGGAACAGGAATATCAGGCCCTGATGGCCAGTGGGGTGAGCTATGGGGACACCTGGCATTTAACCCCGGGGGTGGCACTGACGGCGGAGCAGATGGCCCAGCTGACTAACGACATGGTGTGGCTGGTTGAGAAAACCGTCACCCTGGCGGATGGCAGTCAGGTGAAGGCCTTGGTGCCGGAGGTATATCTCAAGGCCAAAGACTTTACGGTGACGGGTAATGGGGCCTTGATTGCGGGCAATGATGTGCAATTGAACGTGGCAGGCTCCCTGAACAACAGCGGCACGATTGCTGCCAGCAATACGGCCATTCTGACGGCTGACACCCTGAATAACCTTAAAGGGCGGATTACCGGGCAGAACGTTCTGGCAACCGCTCAGTTGGATATCAACAACCTGGGGGGACGTATTGATGCGGCCAAGCAATTGGCGGTCAGTGCCGGGCGAGACCTGAATGTGGTGTCCACCACCCAGAATAGTCAGAGTAGCCAAGGCAGCCGGACCAATATTGACCGGGTAGCCACCCTGGCGGTGACCGGGGATGGAGGCAGCCTGACAGCAGTGGCGGGTCGCACAGCTAATTTCAACGGGGCGTCCGTCAGCAATGGTACGGGGACTACAACCCTGGTAGCCGGTCAGGACCTCAATTTCGGGACGGTGACGGAGCGTAATCAGCAGTCCATTGTTTGGAACGACAAGAATTACCACAAGGAAAGCCAGACGGCGGAAGTGGGTACTACCCTGAGTACGGGGGGCGACATTCAGCTAAGCGCTGGTCGGGACGTCAGTGCTCGGGGAGCCCAAGTTCAAAGCAATCAGGGGAAGCTAACGGTGGTTGCCGCACGGGACATATCGGTGAGTGCGGCGAACCGAAGTGATTCCGTGGACGATTTCCACCAACAGAAAAGCAAAGGCTTCCTGTCAAGCAAGACCGAGACCTCTCGGGATCAACTCAATGAAACGTTGGTGGCGGGTAGTCTGCTGTCGGCCAATCAGGTCAGTCTGCAAAGCGGCCGTGATCTGCATGTGACGGGCAGCAATGTGGTCTCTTCTCAAGGGACGACGCTGTTAGCGGGCAACGACCTAACGGTGGATGCGGCGACAGAGACGCGTACCGAACAGCACTATTACAAGAAAACCAGTTCAGGCATATTCAGTAGCGGAGCCAGTGTCACCCTGGGAACTCAGAAGCTGACGACGGATAGTCGGGATACGGCGACGACAGCCGTGGGGAGCACGATTGGCAGTGTCTCTGGGGATGTGGTGATGCAGGCCGGGGGGGCTTATACTCAAACGGGCAGTGGTATCCAGACCCCGGGCGGGAATGTGGCCATTCAAGGCAAGACGGTCACGATTCAGGAAGCCCGGAATACCAACGATTACCGGCAAGACACCAAGTTTGAGCAAAGCGGCTTGACCCTGGCGGTGAGTAACCCGGTGCTGGGGGCCTTGCAGACCGCGAGTCAGCTGTCTCACGCCAGCGACAAGACTTCGGATCCTCGGATGAAGGCCCTGGCTTTGGCCGGGACAGCCCTTGCGGCTCGGGATGCAGAAAAAGCGGTAATGGCTGGTCAAGGGGTAACCGTTACAGGCGAAGACGGCACGGTTAAGAACGACCAGATCGTTACCCAGCAGGATGGAAAGGGGGGTGTTTCTTCTCGGGATGCTAATGCCGCCGACAAAGTGGGGGGCATTGGCATTAGCGTTAGTGTAGGCAGCAGTCAGAGCAAGAGCACTACCACCCAGCATAGCGATACGGCTTCCGCTTCTACCATTGTGGCCGGGGGCAATATCTCGGTGAAAGCCGTTGGTGGAGGTAAGGACAGCAATGTCACCGTACAGGGCAGCGCCCTGAAGGCGGGGGGGGACATTGATTTGGAGGCTGAGAACGCCATTCGCCTGTTGGCAGCCCAAAATACCAACTCCACCCGGAGCAGCAGTTCCAGTAGTAGTGGCAGCCTGGGGGTGGGCTACAACACCAGCAGCGGATTCTCAATCCAAGCCAGTGCCAATAGTAGTAAGGGAAAAAGTAATGGGGACGACCTCACCTGGACCAATACGGAAATCCAGGCTGGCCAAAAGCTGACCCTGAAGTCTGGGGGAGATACCACCCTGCAAGGCGCGGTGGCCCAGGGCGGGCAGGTGGTTGCCCAGGTGGGTGGCAATCTGAACATTGTCAGCTTGCAAGATACCAGTACCTACGACAGCCACTTCAATAGCAATGGTTTCAGTATCAGTGTCCCCTTGGGCGCGGGGGGTTTGAGCGGCAGCGTGAGTGCCAGCACCCGTAACGTCAATAGTGACTATCGGAGTGTCACGGAACAAAGTGGCCTGAAAGCGGGGGATAGCGGCTTCCAGGTGGCTGTGACGGGAGATACGACCCTACAAGGGGGGGCCATACTCAGCACGCAGAAAGCGGTGGAGGATGGCGCTAATCAGTTCAGCACCGGCGGCACCCTCAGTACCCAGGACCTGAAAAACAAAGCGGATTATCAGGGCGATGCCAGTGGCTTCAACATTGGTGCGGGGGTAAATCAGAAGGGTACCTGGACACCGGCTGGAAGCATGGCCGGGGTGGGAAGTGAGAGCGGCTCTGCCAGCAGCACGACCCAGGCAGCCATTAGTGGGATTGCCGGTAATAAGAATGCCCGGACCGGGGACAAAGAAACCGGGATAGGCAAAATCTTCGATGCCAAGAAGGTGGAAGACAGCCTAGATGCCCAGGTACAGATTACCCAAATATTTGGACAGCTAGCGCCCAAGGTCATTGCCGAATATGCAGAAGTGCAAGCTAGCAAATATAAAACGTTGGCACAGAATGCAGAGCTATTAGGGAAATCTGACGAAGCCGAAGGGTATCGAAGCGAGGCGGCAAAGTGGGGCGAAGGTGGGCTCTACCGGGGCATGTTGCATACGGCGATAGGTGGGCTGGCCGGGGGGGTAAGCGGTGCGGTAGGAGCCGGGACGGCAGCAGCAGCGGCTCCGCTACTGAGTAATTTGCAAGATCGAGTAGCAACAGGCCTGGAAAACCAAGGAATTTCTTCTGAGGTAGCTCAGGCTTTGGGCCAACTGATGGCGACTGGAACGGCTACGGCCCTGGGGGCCATAGCCAGTAAGAGCGATGCGGGTGGCGCGATGGCGTTTGATATTGATGCCAATAATCGCCAACTGCACATTCAGGAAGAAAATGCCCTAAAAGCCTCTGCGAAAAAGATAGTGGCTGATCGCTATGCAGGAAAAACACTGGATTCTGATCAGAGGAAAGCGCTAGAGCAATATTGGTATGACCAACTGGAAGCAGAAGCTCTGGCTAAAGTTGACAAAAAAGGTAACGAAATAAGAAACCAACAGCTGGCAGGATTGGTGGCTGCGGAAGCGAGTGGAGATAGGGTAGGAATCAATAAATATCTGTCGGATGCTCAGTATGCAAGAAATATTGTCAGTGGGCTGAGTGGGGCCGAAATCTTAGGTAAAGATGGAAATCCGATTGTCGCAGACGGAAATATATTACGGGCTTTTGAATCTAGTAGAAGCCAATACGAAGACCCCAATTTGTTCCGAGTTCAAAATAGTCAAGTATTGCAAAAAGAATTTGGATCATTAGCGGCGGCGAAAAATGCTTCTGCACAGGAAACCGCCCAAAAGAACTTTTTTGAACTTGCGGGATTAAAACTTAGAACAGATTCGCTTATACAAGCCTATAAAACACCAAGCGAGGGTGTGGAAGCGGTGGCGCCGGAGTTATATCTAATTGGGAGCGGAAGACTCCTGAAAATTATTTATAAAGGAGTAAATGATTCACTTTATAAAGTAGCTGTTTATCGGGTTTTTGGCGGAGATGCGCGAGCGGAAGGGTTTTCGTGGACAACAGAGAATCCTCTCGTTGTTCAGAATTATAGAGATGTAGCTGGCCTGCCATCCGGTGGGGCAAGTGGGGCGAATAATACAGCTAACTTTTTGATTGAGGGAAGAGTGAAAGCTGTCGATGTTATTAAGTCAAGGCCGGCTCTACCTTTGGATGGAAATAGGGGGGGTCTTCCAGAGTTGATTATTAATCCAAAAAACGTAAAAATAATTGACTTCTCTGTTCTTAAGCGCTAG
- a CDS encoding FAD-binding oxidoreductase, whose amino-acid sequence MRLPIIDHGLFPRSHRPPLPSEFLSQLKTQFGPRFSQGDSVRLQHGRDESVHPEMLPDGVVFAQSTEEVAWVVRHCNQYRVPLIPFGVGSSVEGHVLAPHGGLSLDLSGMNQVLAVHPEDLDATVQAGVTRLQLNRELKGTGFFFPIDPGADATLGGMASTRASGTNAVRYGTMRENVLAATVVTPTGEIVKTGSRARKSSAGYDLTRLFVGAEGTLGVITELTLRLHPVPEAMSAAVCAFPDVDSAVQTVIQTIQMGIPVARIELLDSFTLQAVNRHSHTELPEAPTLFFEFHGSEASVEEQAQLTQELASGNGGQGFQWATRPEDRSRLWEARHQAYFACLQMKPGGKVFPTDVCVPISRLAECIHATNQDIAQVSIPIALFGHVGDGNFHLVVLVDTQNPKDVAEAQWINERVVERAIAMEGTCTGEHGVGMGKRKFLEREHGAPAVALMRQLKACLDPANILNPGKIIPD is encoded by the coding sequence ATGCGGTTACCTATAATTGATCATGGCCTCTTCCCACGTTCTCACCGCCCGCCCCTGCCCTCTGAATTCCTCTCCCAACTCAAAACCCAGTTCGGCCCCCGCTTCTCCCAAGGGGATTCGGTTCGCCTGCAGCACGGCCGGGATGAATCCGTGCACCCAGAGATGCTGCCCGACGGCGTGGTGTTCGCCCAAAGCACCGAAGAAGTCGCCTGGGTAGTGCGCCACTGCAACCAATACCGGGTTCCCCTCATTCCTTTTGGTGTGGGTAGTTCCGTGGAAGGCCATGTGCTGGCCCCTCATGGGGGCTTGAGCCTGGACCTGTCCGGGATGAATCAGGTACTGGCAGTCCATCCGGAAGACCTGGATGCCACAGTACAAGCCGGGGTTACCCGGCTCCAGCTCAATCGGGAGTTGAAGGGCACTGGATTCTTTTTCCCCATCGATCCGGGCGCTGACGCCACCCTGGGGGGCATGGCCAGTACCCGTGCCTCCGGAACCAACGCGGTGCGTTACGGCACCATGCGGGAAAATGTACTGGCCGCCACGGTGGTGACCCCCACCGGAGAAATCGTCAAAACCGGCAGCCGGGCCCGCAAGTCCTCCGCCGGCTACGATCTCACCCGATTGTTCGTTGGCGCGGAAGGCACATTGGGGGTGATTACGGAGTTGACCCTGCGCCTACACCCCGTACCGGAGGCTATGTCCGCCGCCGTCTGCGCCTTCCCGGACGTGGATTCCGCCGTACAGACGGTCATCCAGACCATCCAGATGGGCATTCCCGTGGCCCGCATTGAACTGCTGGACAGCTTCACCCTCCAGGCCGTCAATCGGCACAGTCATACGGAGCTCCCCGAAGCCCCCACCCTGTTTTTTGAATTCCACGGCAGCGAGGCTAGCGTGGAAGAGCAGGCCCAACTCACCCAAGAACTGGCCAGCGGCAACGGCGGCCAGGGGTTCCAGTGGGCGACCCGGCCCGAGGACCGCTCCCGCCTCTGGGAAGCCCGGCATCAGGCCTATTTCGCCTGCTTGCAGATGAAGCCCGGTGGCAAGGTTTTCCCGACCGACGTCTGCGTCCCCATTTCCCGGCTGGCGGAATGTATTCATGCCACCAACCAGGATATCGCCCAGGTTTCCATTCCCATTGCCCTGTTCGGCCACGTGGGAGACGGCAATTTCCACCTGGTGGTGCTGGTGGATACCCAGAATCCCAAGGATGTGGCGGAGGCCCAATGGATCAATGAGCGGGTGGTGGAGCGGGCCATCGCCATGGAAGGCACCTGTACCGGGGAACACGGTGTCGGCATGGGCAAGCGCAAGTTTCTGGAACGGGAACACGGCGCCCCCGCCGTTGCCCTGATGCGCCAGTTAAAAGCCTGCCTGGACCCGGCCAACATCCTGAATCCGGGGAAAATTATTCCGGATTAG
- a CDS encoding metallophosphoesterase family protein: MVSDLHYEWGDWLPSEAARSADRVILAGHVEHGTLGIQWASPPFPGQTVVYVAGNHALYRNSLDLVEKLREPERKAYGIHFPEQPMLAPRGTHPAGNHPNTCLIACF, encoded by the coding sequence TTGGTCTCTGATCTTCACTACGAATGGGGGGACTGGCTCCCTTCCGAAGCGGCCCGGTCCGCCGATAGGGTGATCCTGGCGGGGCATGTGGAACATGGCACCCTAGGTATCCAGTGGGCCAGTCCCCCCTTCCCCGGGCAAACCGTGGTCTATGTGGCCGGGAACCATGCGCTCTACCGAAACAGCCTGGACCTGGTGGAGAAGCTACGGGAACCGGAAAGGAAGGCCTACGGCATCCATTTCCCGGAGCAGCCCATGCTGGCCCCCCGGGGTACGCATCCTGCAGGTAATCACCCAAACACCTGTCTGATTGCCTGCTTTTAA
- a CDS encoding ShlB/FhaC/HecB family hemolysin secretion/activation protein → MTDQEEQRRRAQQQAQERAQQQSAPDVRLPAEVAPRLDDLSLPDESPCFPIHTLEVDGAQARPFAWIAPYLQHYAGRCIGQGGINLIVKRIGAQLLAEGYVTTRIGIPAQDLSSGTLKLVLVPGVLRAIRIAEGSSDTHWQNAFPMKPGDLLNLRDLEQGLEQLKRVPSQDAEMDIVPGDKPGESDVLLKIKRSKAWRLGVSLDDSGLKDTGKRQASLNYAWDNPLGLNDLFSLNLNSDAQQDDEWRGTAGYGWQYSLPWGYWTFGASESVYRYHQTVSGINQSFISSGASRSQELKIQRLMYRDQSSKTTLQFRTGQRLSQSFVADTEIQVQHRRAAFAELALQQRQYVGPVQLDASLARREGVPWFGGYDDPAGHTSANPTYRYAMTVVDVGGLAAFHLGSQPVRWIGAFHGQTTHDVLYAADQIAIGNRYTVRGFDGEQTLSGERGWYLRNELEFALGASGQSLYGGVDHGRVGGPSTETLTGKHLTGGVLGLRGAWQGAYYDVFLSVPIQKPDGFTSAHPATGFQIGYQF, encoded by the coding sequence ATGACAGACCAGGAAGAACAGCGGCGCCGGGCGCAACAACAAGCTCAGGAACGGGCCCAACAGCAGTCCGCCCCGGATGTCCGGCTTCCCGCAGAGGTCGCGCCTCGTTTGGATGATCTTAGCCTGCCGGACGAAAGCCCCTGTTTCCCCATCCATACCCTGGAAGTGGACGGGGCCCAAGCCCGCCCCTTCGCCTGGATCGCCCCCTACCTCCAGCACTATGCCGGCCGTTGTATCGGCCAAGGAGGCATCAATCTGATCGTCAAACGGATCGGTGCCCAACTCCTTGCGGAGGGCTACGTCACCACCCGGATTGGGATTCCTGCCCAGGACCTTTCATCTGGCACCTTGAAACTGGTGTTGGTCCCCGGCGTCCTGCGGGCCATCCGTATCGCCGAAGGGAGTTCCGATACCCATTGGCAAAACGCCTTCCCCATGAAACCCGGGGATTTACTCAACCTTCGGGATCTGGAGCAGGGCCTGGAACAACTCAAGCGGGTACCTTCCCAGGATGCGGAAATGGACATTGTGCCGGGGGATAAACCGGGAGAGAGCGATGTCCTCCTGAAGATCAAGCGGAGCAAAGCCTGGCGCCTGGGGGTATCCCTGGACGACTCCGGGCTGAAAGACACGGGCAAGCGGCAGGCGTCCCTGAACTACGCCTGGGACAACCCCCTGGGCTTGAACGATCTCTTCTCCCTCAATCTCAACAGCGATGCCCAGCAAGACGACGAATGGCGGGGAACCGCCGGCTACGGTTGGCAGTATTCCCTTCCTTGGGGCTATTGGACCTTTGGTGCTTCGGAAAGTGTGTACCGCTATCACCAGACCGTTTCAGGGATCAATCAATCCTTCATTTCCAGCGGCGCGTCCCGTAGCCAGGAACTGAAAATTCAGCGCCTGATGTACCGGGACCAAAGCAGTAAAACTACCCTCCAGTTCCGTACCGGCCAACGCTTGTCCCAAAGCTTTGTCGCCGATACGGAAATCCAGGTCCAACACCGTCGTGCCGCCTTTGCCGAACTGGCCCTCCAGCAACGCCAATACGTGGGCCCCGTCCAATTGGACGCCAGCCTTGCCCGGCGGGAGGGGGTTCCCTGGTTCGGTGGCTATGACGACCCCGCTGGCCATACTTCCGCCAACCCCACCTACCGCTATGCCATGACCGTGGTTGATGTGGGGGGGCTGGCTGCCTTCCATCTGGGGAGCCAACCGGTGCGCTGGATCGGCGCCTTTCATGGGCAGACCACCCACGACGTTCTCTACGCGGCGGACCAGATCGCCATTGGCAACCGCTACACCGTGCGGGGTTTCGATGGGGAACAAACCCTGTCGGGAGAGCGGGGCTGGTATCTCCGCAACGAATTGGAATTTGCCCTGGGCGCCAGCGGCCAATCCCTCTATGGGGGGGTGGATCATGGCCGGGTGGGTGGCCCCAGTACGGAAACCCTGACCGGCAAACACCTCACCGGAGGCGTTCTTGGCCTCCGGGGCGCCTGGCAGGGCGCCTATTACGACGTCTTCCTGAGTGTCCCCATTCAAAAGCCCGATGGATTCACCTCGGCTCATCCCGCCACGGGATTCCAGATCGGCTACCAGTTTTAA